The stretch of DNA GAATACAGGCACAAGTAACCAGCAATGCCAGTTTTGTGCCGCACCCTCTATTCTGGCTGTGCAACCTTCTAAAGAACTCAGGCCTGTTTGACATAACGCCTCTAGAGATTCCAGCTACGCTGGTTCATCTTCTCCACCAATTCCAGCGGACAAACGTGGTTCAAGTATGTTGCCGTGGTTGAAATGCTGGAATGTCCTAAAGCCTTTGACACTTCGGGAATGTTCAACCCTTCTTTGAGCATAGCCACGGCCCCGCAATGCCTAAACAGGTGCGGGTGTGTACGCTTTGAAATTCCGCACTTGCGGGCGAGTCTCCTGCAAAGGTTCCGCAAGTAGACGTTTTGAACTTGTCTACCTTTGAGGGTGACAAAAAGGGGAAGCTGGTTACCCACCCCCAATTTTGACCTTGCACCCAACCACACCTGTACAAGGGCCACGGTTTGCGGGTCCAATCCAATCATCCGTCTACGGTCCCCTTTGCCGTGGCGAACCGTCAAGGTGCCTTGAATCAAATCCAGATCACGTACAGCCAACGCGGTGACCTCTGAGACTCTCAGGCACCCACGGAACATTAAAGCCAAGATTGCCCTATTGCGGCACCCTGTGGGGCATCGTGCGGAACATGCTTTGATGAGGGCCAAAACCTCTTGATCCGTCAACAACTCAATCGGGGACCTCCTGCCTTTGAGCGGTGAGGTTTTGCCTTTGCGGGATTCTGCCAACTGTTGGAGTGTCATTCTGTTGCCCCCGGGAAGTAGGTCTGACGCAAGAAGTCCAACGCGGTGCGGAATTCCTCCCTCAAGTGCTCTTTGGCGTAGTGCCGCCGCATCGGGGAACTGGCATGAGCCAAAAACTGGTCAACCAGATATGGCGGGAACTTTTGGGCGATAAGATCTGCTGACGTTTTTCTAAGGTGCTTGAATGCCATGCCCTCAATGCCACAGCACTTCAAAACGTGGGCAAAGGATTTGCCGATAGAGTCCACCCTGACCATATGGCCATTGTCTTTGAATGACTCCCTGAGAAGTGCCTTGCCCGTTTCACTGAGTAAGACAGATTTAGAATCTTTTGCTTTGGTCCGTACTGCCTGAACTGCTTCCACAGTTTCCGGCCAAAGGACAAAGGCACTCTCTACACCCGTCTTATTGCGGGGGCGGGTGAGGGTGCCAGCTTTCCAGTCAATGTGGGAATGTTCCAACGTGGAAATGTCCACTTGAGTTGCCCCGCAATTCAACCCCAGCAAGATGCATGCACGCATCAAGGGACTTGCGGCACCAAGTACAATTTGTAATTGCTCAGGTGCAAAGAACTTGGGTTGAGGCGGGGGCAATTTGACGGCTGCGAACTTGCGGTTAACGATCTTAGGAATACCGGGAATCACTTCCCGATCCGCCAACCACTCAACAAACCGCCCCAAGAATTGGAGACGTTTCTTGACGCTGACGGCTGAAATGCCGCCTTGTTTTTTGGGGAGTGCGATCAAGCTAAGCTGAGCTTGGCGATACGCGGCCAACAAGCTGTTGGAAAGATCGGCGATAGCCGTAGCTTGAACGTGCTGGCAATAGCCAACAAAGTCATTCAAGCGGTAGAGCATATCGCTGTACTGTGCCCGGCAGATTTGGCCAGACTCAGCCATCGTCCTACACTCTGACAGGTATACGTCAACCAGCCCAGCGATAGTTGCGGGAAGTGTGGGGGTACTTGGAGCAGGGCCAGAAGTGCTGGGGCGTAATGCCTTGTAGTTGGTGGCCAGGCCAATTGAAACGCCGCCCCATTCACTGGGGTCCGAGTACAGGGATTCACTTACCCTACGTGGCGTTGTAACCACCTTAGCCAGGGTTTGAATCCACTCATGCAAAGCGGCGTCATAACCGTCTCTATCCCCTTTGCCTTTGCACTGGCCGCGTGCCAGGTAATAGACCTTGCCTTGATGGTACTTCTTCCAACAGCACGTGGGAGCAAACCACGTGAGCTTGTATCTGGCGTTGTACGTTTTGGCCATGATTGGATAGAGAATTGGATAGCGGTTGGCGGCACATTTCTAATGATCTTGTGCCACCAGCTTACCAAATCTCTATCCAATTCCTATCCAATTTTTTCACTTTTAGGGGGGTATTTTGACGCTCCCGGGTTGACGTGTTTTTTGACGTAAACCCTTTCCCTGTAAGCAGTGGCCGCTCAGGGACTCGAACCCTGACCCCTTGCGGGACAAGAACCTAAATCTTGCGTGTCTGCCAATTTCACCAAGCGGCCAGAATGTCGCGCCTTTTTGATGCGCGACGCGACTGAATTATCAGCGGTTGCCCGCTGGCCGCCAAGACGGACATGCACCGAAAATCTCGCATCCGCGTGGAAAATCCCTCGGGGGCCATATCAAGAGGTTCATCGACCGCGGAAATCGGTGTTGCGGAAATCGCCTGGGTTTTCGATGATTAGCCGCCGAGTTCACATCGGCCGAAGTGGACCGAGACCAGGAGGGTCGTCATGCGCAGGCTATACGGACATCAGTGGTTGGGATGCGTCGCGGTTTCGTTCGCCTTGAGCGGCTGCGGCGGAAGCGACGTCGATACCGCCGTGTCAGAAACGGAAGTCGCGCCGGACGCGGTCGCCAATTCGTCGGGCAGTGAGAGCGCCGCGGCTTTCGAGCGGTATCCGCAAGTGTCGCTCGATACGACGCATGGCCGGATCACATTGGAGCTCGACGCGGAACACGCCCCGGAAACGGTCCGCAACTTTCTCAAGTATGTGGAAAGCGGCCACTACGACGGCACGCTGTTCCACCAGATCGACCAGGGCTACGTGATGCTGGGCGGAACTTTCACGCCAGAGCTCGCGGAGAAGCCGGCGGGCCGGCCGATTCGTAACGAGGCCGAAAACGGCTTAAAAAACGTGCAGGGCACGATCTCGATGGCCCGCGCGGCCGACCAGATCGATAGCTCGACGTGCCAGTTCTTCATTAACCTGGCGGACAATGCCGAGTTGGACCACCATTCGCTCACCGCCGAGG from Planctomycetia bacterium encodes:
- a CDS encoding site-specific integrase; amino-acid sequence: MAKTYNARYKLTWFAPTCCWKKYHQGKVYYLARGQCKGKGDRDGYDAALHEWIQTLAKVVTTPRRVSESLYSDPSEWGGVSIGLATNYKALRPSTSGPAPSTPTLPATIAGLVDVYLSECRTMAESGQICRAQYSDMLYRLNDFVGYCQHVQATAIADLSNSLLAAYRQAQLSLIALPKKQGGISAVSVKKRLQFLGRFVEWLADREVIPGIPKIVNRKFAAVKLPPPQPKFFAPEQLQIVLGAASPLMRACILLGLNCGATQVDISTLEHSHIDWKAGTLTRPRNKTGVESAFVLWPETVEAVQAVRTKAKDSKSVLLSETGKALLRESFKDNGHMVRVDSIGKSFAHVLKCCGIEGMAFKHLRKTSADLIAQKFPPYLVDQFLAHASSPMRRHYAKEHLREEFRTALDFLRQTYFPGATE
- a CDS encoding peptidylprolyl isomerase encodes the protein MRRLYGHQWLGCVAVSFALSGCGGSDVDTAVSETEVAPDAVANSSGSESAAAFERYPQVSLDTTHGRITLELDAEHAPETVRNFLKYVESGHYDGTLFHQIDQGYVMLGGTFTPELAEKPAGRPIRNEAENGLKNVQGTISMARAADQIDSSTCQFFINLADNAELDHHSLTAEDFGYCVFGRVIDGWDVIETIAAVPVKNSESFGNLPTETVMIRSAKRLR